In Candidatus Krumholzibacteriia bacterium, one DNA window encodes the following:
- a CDS encoding DNA internalization-related competence protein ComEC/Rec2, with protein MWFRLVAAYAAGALALPPAAAWQLVAAALLVLAALSSRRGRRLRLACGWIPACVLAVGFGFLVRHGEGRAAASQTEDVVAEGWIASRPEPGRRGASAWFVLERVHGSPATGAAHFRSGERVQLRSRSALPGFGRRLRVQGPLRPGRGPRNFHAFDERHFLAAHAAAAVLEAKRIVVLPGHGGRAWQRDLVEPVRTTLATELASTLARDEASILTALVLGIDDSIDPAVQETWRGLGMTHVLAVSGMHVSLVATALLAITGTPRRRRGLCALLGGLALYTALAGLAPSVLRAAVMAAWAAVALHLGRPVHGIGALGLASVTLLASVPALRHDLGFQLSCAATLGILVWAAPLQALGRRLAARRGGKVAAFCLTSIGLGLAAQLATLPIVYARFGYLSRAAPLADLALVPLANAALVLGLAGAPLALVAPSLARPLWLLAGALLHVTLALADVVMRAGDPRWFLPTQPVALVLATLATIATLAAGVQVGKGRWRAGVFSQSGAAFAFAALAFVSARPPAPAWRLEALDVGQGDALLLSLGKDAWLVDAGDARPVDQGERVILPHLRRLGLRRLRGLFLTHPHRDHCGGAASVLAGFPVDTLYLAQASAEDPTYAPLRAHGTPVRLLHAGSHITLGPRYEAQVLWPPAVDSLRSGANGQSLVLWARGAALPQLLAMGDLEADGEALLLQRAAPALTGEAADFLVLKAGHHGSRTSSTPAFLEAIDAEVALVSVGESNRYGHPATATLAALEARDCRVLRTDRGGAIRLLLRGKTLWLERPDARPAAIDASASAP; from the coding sequence ATGTGGTTCCGCCTCGTCGCAGCGTACGCGGCCGGGGCTCTGGCGCTCCCGCCCGCCGCCGCGTGGCAACTCGTGGCCGCGGCGCTCCTGGTGCTGGCTGCCCTCTCGAGCAGGCGCGGCCGCCGCTTGCGCCTCGCCTGCGGTTGGATTCCTGCCTGCGTCCTGGCCGTTGGTTTCGGCTTCCTCGTCCGGCACGGGGAGGGGCGCGCTGCTGCGAGCCAGACCGAAGACGTCGTCGCCGAGGGCTGGATCGCCAGCCGTCCCGAACCGGGCCGCCGCGGCGCGAGCGCCTGGTTCGTGCTCGAGCGGGTGCACGGTTCCCCAGCGACAGGCGCAGCGCACTTCCGTAGCGGAGAGCGCGTGCAGCTCCGCTCGCGTTCAGCTCTCCCCGGCTTCGGCCGCAGGCTCCGTGTGCAGGGCCCTCTGCGACCGGGCCGGGGGCCGCGGAATTTCCATGCTTTCGACGAACGCCATTTCCTGGCGGCGCACGCAGCAGCTGCCGTGCTCGAGGCGAAGCGCATCGTCGTGCTCCCGGGCCACGGAGGACGAGCCTGGCAACGCGACCTGGTGGAACCGGTGCGCACCACACTCGCAACAGAACTCGCCTCCACGCTCGCCCGGGACGAGGCCAGCATCCTTACCGCGCTCGTGCTCGGCATCGACGATTCCATCGACCCAGCGGTGCAGGAGACCTGGCGCGGTCTCGGCATGACCCACGTGCTCGCCGTGAGCGGGATGCACGTGAGCCTCGTCGCCACCGCGCTCCTCGCCATCACCGGCACGCCCCGCCGGCGACGGGGACTGTGTGCCCTGCTCGGGGGACTCGCTCTCTACACCGCCCTCGCGGGTCTCGCGCCTTCGGTCCTCCGCGCTGCGGTCATGGCGGCCTGGGCGGCTGTGGCGCTCCATCTCGGGCGTCCGGTGCACGGCATCGGGGCTCTCGGTCTCGCCAGCGTGACGCTTCTCGCTTCCGTCCCGGCGCTCCGCCACGACCTCGGTTTTCAACTCTCCTGCGCCGCCACCCTCGGCATCCTCGTCTGGGCGGCGCCGCTGCAAGCCCTCGGGCGTCGCCTCGCCGCCCGGCGCGGCGGCAAGGTGGCCGCTTTCTGCCTCACTAGCATCGGTCTCGGTCTCGCCGCCCAACTGGCGACGCTGCCCATCGTCTACGCCCGCTTCGGCTACCTGTCGCGGGCTGCACCTCTCGCCGACTTGGCCCTCGTCCCGCTCGCCAACGCTGCTCTCGTCCTCGGCCTCGCCGGAGCGCCGCTCGCCCTCGTGGCACCGAGCTTGGCGCGACCGCTCTGGCTTCTCGCCGGTGCCTTGCTGCATGTCACGTTGGCGCTCGCCGACGTGGTCATGCGGGCCGGCGATCCGCGTTGGTTCCTGCCCACGCAACCCGTCGCGCTCGTTCTCGCCACGCTCGCAACCATCGCCACCTTGGCCGCCGGTGTGCAGGTGGGGAAGGGCCGCTGGCGCGCCGGCGTGTTCTCCCAGAGCGGTGCGGCCTTCGCCTTCGCTGCCCTCGCCTTCGTTTCCGCACGACCCCCTGCACCCGCCTGGCGACTCGAAGCCCTCGACGTCGGTCAAGGCGACGCCTTGCTCTTGAGCCTCGGGAAGGACGCCTGGCTCGTGGATGCAGGGGACGCGCGTCCCGTCGACCAGGGTGAGCGCGTGATCCTGCCGCACCTGCGCCGGCTCGGCCTTCGCCGCTTGCGCGGCCTGTTCCTCACCCATCCGCACCGGGATCACTGCGGCGGCGCCGCGAGCGTCCTCGCAGGGTTCCCCGTCGACACGCTGTACCTGGCGCAGGCGTCCGCGGAGGACCCGACTTATGCGCCACTTCGCGCCCACGGCACACCGGTGCGGCTGCTGCACGCGGGCTCCCACATCACCCTCGGCCCCCGTTACGAGGCGCAGGTGTTGTGGCCGCCGGCGGTGGATTCCCTGCGCTCCGGCGCCAACGGGCAATCGCTCGTTCTCTGGGCGCGCGGGGCCGCATTGCCCCAGCTCCTCGCCATGGGCGACCTCGAAGCCGACGGCGAGGCGCTGCTCCTCCAGCGTGCGGCTCCGGCTCTCACCGGCGAGGCGGCTGATTTCCTGGTGCTGAAGGCTGGGCACCACGGGAGTCGCACCAGCTCGACGCCGGCGTTCCTCGAGGCGATCGATGCCGAGGTGGCGTTGGTGAGCGTGGGGGAGAGCAACCGCTACGGTCATCCTGCAACGGCCACACTCGCAGCCCTGGAAGCGCGGGACTGCCGCGTGCTGCGCACCGATCGTGGTGGCGCCATCCGGCTCCTGTTGCGCGGGAAAACGCTCTGGCTCGAACGACCGGACGCGCGCCCGGCTGCGATTGACGCCTCCGCGAGTGCACCCTAG
- a CDS encoding phosphoribosylaminoimidazolesuccinocarboxamide synthase, whose amino-acid sequence MSTRDLGLRPTSAGKVRDLFDLGDRLLLVASDRISAYDVVFDDPIPGKGMLLTQMSLAWFDLLRDVRENHLLTADVSEFPAPFCDHEELAGRSMLVRKARRVDAECIVRGYLAGSGWRDYQESGRICGLSLPQGLRESERLPKPLFTPSTKAESGHDRNIDHAELEGLVGKETAAALERASIEIYQRAADYARERGILLADTKFEFGYVEGRLILIDEALSPDSSRFWPAEDYAVGRAQQSFDKQFLRDWLDASGWDHSPPPPRLPAAIVQRTQERYVEALRRLFPRVLASLPAAVAP is encoded by the coding sequence ATGAGCACCCGCGACCTCGGCTTGCGGCCCACGTCCGCGGGCAAGGTGCGCGACCTCTTCGATCTCGGCGACCGCTTGCTGCTCGTCGCCTCGGACCGCATCTCCGCCTACGACGTCGTCTTCGACGACCCCATCCCGGGCAAGGGCATGCTCCTCACCCAGATGAGCCTGGCCTGGTTCGATCTGTTGCGGGACGTGCGCGAGAACCACCTGCTGACGGCGGACGTGTCCGAGTTCCCCGCGCCGTTCTGCGACCACGAGGAACTGGCCGGGCGCAGCATGCTGGTGCGCAAGGCGCGCCGTGTCGACGCGGAGTGCATCGTGCGCGGCTATCTCGCCGGCAGCGGCTGGCGCGACTACCAGGAGAGCGGCCGCATCTGTGGACTTTCCCTGCCCCAGGGACTGAGGGAATCCGAGCGTCTCCCCAAACCTCTGTTCACGCCTTCCACGAAGGCGGAGAGCGGCCACGATCGCAACATCGACCATGCCGAGCTGGAAGGCCTGGTGGGGAAGGAGACGGCGGCGGCGCTCGAGCGCGCCTCGATCGAGATCTACCAGCGCGCTGCCGACTATGCCCGAGAGCGCGGCATCCTGCTGGCGGACACGAAGTTCGAGTTCGGCTACGTGGAGGGACGACTCATTCTCATCGACGAGGCCTTGTCGCCCGATTCGTCGCGCTTCTGGCCGGCCGAAGATTACGCCGTGGGCCGCGCGCAACAGAGCTTCGACAAGCAGTTCCTGCGCGACTGGCTGGATGCGAGCGGTTGGGACCACTCGCCGCCGCCGCCGCGGCTGCCGGCGGCCATCGTGCAGCGGACCCAGGAGCGTTACGTCGAGGCTTTGCGCCGGCTCTTCCCTCGAGTGCTGGCGTCGCTGCCGGCGGCGGTGGCGCCATGA
- the purH gene encoding bifunctional phosphoribosylaminoimidazolecarboxamide formyltransferase/IMP cyclohydrolase, whose translation MSAFRIRRAVLSVTDKSGLVELARALVGRDVQLFASGGTAQHLQNAGVETTGVEELTHFPEMLDGRVKTLHPGILAGVLADKQNPAHRQDLEKNGLVPVDLVVVNFYAFEAAAKSEALPIEAIDIGGPTLVRAAAKNFASVAVLTSPLDYPDFLAAFARDAVDLDFRRGLATRAFARVADYDRAIATHFLAGSGPAAPELQGRRYAPGEALRYGENPHQQAKLWLEQPPWGLGAAKQRGGDALSYNNYMDADGALDLVFDLGERPACAIVKHNTPCGAAQGATASAAFTAALECDPVSAFGGVVGFNTSVDAETASALASHFFEVVCAPSFAPVALEILQAKKRLRLLAVRREPWNLGPLVARELHGALLVQDRDHGFDELGEMEVATRAQPTPSEREDATFLWIVAKHVRSNAIVVGRERRTLGIGAGQMSRVDSCDLAVSKARHAGHDLSGSIAASDAFFPFPDGVERLAEAGVRVIVQPGGSKRDAEVLSVADRLGICMLLARRRHFRH comes from the coding sequence ATGAGCGCCTTCCGCATCCGGCGTGCCGTCCTCTCGGTCACCGACAAGAGCGGACTCGTGGAGCTGGCGCGCGCCCTCGTGGGCCGGGACGTGCAGCTCTTCGCCTCGGGAGGGACGGCGCAGCATCTGCAAAACGCCGGTGTGGAGACGACGGGCGTCGAGGAGCTGACCCACTTTCCGGAGATGCTCGACGGCCGGGTGAAGACGCTGCACCCCGGCATCTTGGCGGGAGTGCTCGCCGACAAGCAGAACCCGGCGCACCGCCAGGATCTCGAGAAGAACGGGCTCGTCCCGGTGGACTTGGTGGTGGTCAACTTCTACGCTTTCGAGGCCGCCGCCAAGAGCGAAGCGCTGCCCATCGAGGCCATCGACATCGGCGGACCGACCCTGGTGCGGGCCGCCGCCAAAAACTTCGCCAGCGTCGCCGTTCTCACCTCGCCGCTGGACTATCCGGACTTCCTCGCCGCCTTCGCCCGGGACGCGGTGGACCTGGACTTCCGGCGCGGGCTGGCCACGCGCGCCTTCGCTCGCGTCGCCGACTACGATCGAGCCATCGCGACGCACTTCCTTGCCGGCAGCGGACCGGCCGCACCGGAGCTGCAAGGTCGCCGGTACGCACCGGGGGAGGCACTGCGCTATGGGGAGAATCCGCACCAGCAGGCCAAGCTCTGGCTCGAGCAACCGCCTTGGGGATTGGGTGCGGCCAAGCAGCGTGGCGGGGATGCGCTCTCCTACAACAACTATATGGATGCCGATGGGGCACTCGACTTGGTCTTCGACCTGGGCGAGCGGCCGGCATGCGCCATCGTGAAGCACAACACTCCTTGTGGTGCCGCCCAGGGGGCGACGGCGAGCGCCGCCTTCACCGCCGCGCTGGAGTGCGACCCGGTGTCGGCCTTCGGCGGCGTGGTGGGCTTCAACACCAGCGTCGACGCGGAGACGGCGTCGGCGCTGGCGAGCCACTTTTTCGAGGTGGTGTGCGCCCCCAGCTTCGCGCCCGTGGCACTGGAGATCCTGCAGGCGAAGAAGCGCTTGCGCCTCCTCGCGGTGCGGCGCGAACCCTGGAATCTGGGGCCGCTGGTGGCGCGGGAGCTCCATGGGGCCTTGCTGGTGCAGGACCGCGACCACGGCTTCGACGAGCTGGGGGAGATGGAGGTCGCGACGCGGGCGCAACCGACGCCCTCGGAGCGCGAGGACGCCACCTTTCTCTGGATCGTGGCGAAGCACGTGCGCTCCAACGCCATCGTCGTCGGCCGCGAGCGCCGCACCCTCGGCATCGGCGCCGGCCAGATGAGCCGCGTGGACAGCTGCGATCTCGCAGTGAGCAAGGCGCGGCACGCGGGGCACGACCTGAGCGGGAGCATCGCCGCTTCCGACGCCTTCTTCCCGTTCCCCGACGGTGTCGAGCGCCTGGCCGAAGCGGGTGTCCGGGTCATCGTGCAGCCCGGCGGTTCGAAGCGCGATGCCGAGGTCCTCTCGGTCGCCGACCGCCTGGGGATCTGCATGCTCCTCGCGCGCCGCCGGCACTTCCGGCACTGA
- a CDS encoding DUF1801 domain-containing protein: MKRPIPVEPASALIDEKIQELRDWRGKTLAKVREIMHEADPEIVEEWKWGTPVWSHGGIVCTGETYKNIVKMTFAKGAALKDPAGLFNSSLDGNVRRAIDIHEGDKLDQAALKALIRAAVALNLQGKGQPKPRRTRRKRAD; this comes from the coding sequence ATGAAAAGGCCCATCCCGGTGGAACCTGCCTCTGCATTGATCGACGAGAAGATCCAGGAACTTCGGGACTGGCGCGGCAAGACGCTCGCGAAAGTGCGCGAGATCATGCACGAAGCAGACCCTGAGATCGTCGAAGAGTGGAAGTGGGGGACTCCCGTCTGGTCCCACGGTGGCATCGTCTGCACGGGAGAGACCTACAAGAACATCGTCAAGATGACCTTTGCCAAGGGAGCTGCGTTGAAGGACCCTGCAGGTCTGTTCAACTCCAGCCTCGACGGGAATGTCAGGCGCGCCATCGACATCCACGAAGGCGACAAGCTCGATCAGGCGGCCTTGAAGGCTCTCATCCGGGCTGCAGTGGCGCTCAATCTCCAGGGCAAGGGCCAGCCGAAGCCCCGGCGAACGCGCCGCAAGCGGGCCGACTAG
- a CDS encoding agmatine deiminase family protein has product MTKALVPATPRREPLSPAAQGTTMPAEWSEHRATWIAWPHQKSDWPGKFEPIPWVYGEIVRLLSRHERVCILVRDAAIRAQARAVLAKVGVHSKRVDFYRVPTDRSWTRDSGPTFVRRADGSKLAVHWRFNGWAKYANHKRDAKVAAEIAKALRLPLHRPFAEGKPVVMEGGAIDVDGEGTLLATEECLLSRVQARNPGLGRAGIEAVFAATLGVQRVVWLGRGIAGDDTHGHVDDVARFVAPSRVVLCQEKNRKDSNYALLQENRERLQSARDAAGRKLEVIPLPMPTPMGFAGRRVPASYANFYLANGTVLVPTFNDPADRTALGLLAELFPEREVVGIHCVDLAWGLGTLHCATQQEPA; this is encoded by the coding sequence GTGACGAAGGCCCTCGTGCCCGCCACCCCGCGCCGTGAACCGCTCTCCCCTGCTGCTCAGGGCACCACCATGCCTGCGGAGTGGTCCGAGCACCGCGCCACCTGGATCGCCTGGCCGCATCAGAAGTCCGACTGGCCCGGGAAGTTCGAGCCCATCCCTTGGGTGTACGGCGAGATCGTGCGGCTTCTGTCGCGACACGAGCGCGTGTGCATCCTCGTCCGCGACGCAGCCATCCGCGCCCAAGCTCGCGCTGTCCTCGCGAAGGTCGGAGTCCATTCGAAGCGCGTCGATTTCTATCGGGTCCCGACCGACCGTTCTTGGACGCGGGACTCGGGTCCAACGTTCGTCCGGCGCGCCGACGGGAGCAAGCTGGCAGTTCACTGGCGCTTCAACGGCTGGGCCAAGTACGCCAACCACAAGCGCGACGCGAAAGTCGCGGCGGAGATCGCCAAAGCTCTGCGCTTGCCCTTGCACCGCCCCTTCGCGGAGGGGAAGCCGGTGGTGATGGAAGGAGGCGCGATCGACGTCGACGGCGAGGGGACGCTGCTCGCGACCGAAGAGTGCCTGCTGAGCCGCGTGCAGGCGCGGAACCCGGGACTCGGCCGCGCCGGCATCGAGGCGGTCTTCGCCGCGACGCTCGGCGTCCAGCGTGTCGTCTGGCTGGGCCGGGGCATCGCCGGCGACGACACGCACGGCCATGTGGACGACGTGGCGCGCTTCGTGGCTCCCAGCCGCGTCGTTCTCTGCCAGGAGAAGAACCGCAAGGATTCCAACTACGCGCTGCTCCAGGAGAATCGGGAGCGCCTCCAGTCGGCCCGCGACGCCGCCGGCCGCAAGCTCGAGGTGATCCCGCTCCCGATGCCGACACCGATGGGCTTCGCCGGCAGGCGCGTGCCGGCGAGCTACGCGAACTTCTACCTGGCCAACGGTACGGTGCTCGTCCCCACCTTCAACGACCCCGCGGACCGCACGGCGCTGGGGCTTCTCGCGGAGCTCTTCCCGGAGCGCGAGGTCGTGGGGATTCACTGCGTGGACTTGGCCTGGGGACTCGGAACCCTCCACTGCGCGACGCAGCAGGAGCCGGCGTAG
- a CDS encoding DoxX family protein, whose product MEATLQKPALVVAKTAPQAKIVYWIATALFCLQMSFTAYAQLRLPQVAEAFTHLGFPDYFRVELSWAKLLGVVLLLAPVPARLKEWVYAGFAIDLTSALIAHLSVGDGPQAWGWAAAAGVLWGLSYFIWHRRALPVHRDLT is encoded by the coding sequence ATGGAAGCGACCCTGCAGAAGCCGGCCCTCGTCGTCGCCAAGACCGCCCCGCAAGCCAAGATCGTCTATTGGATCGCCACCGCGCTCTTCTGCCTGCAAATGAGCTTCACCGCCTACGCGCAACTGCGCCTGCCGCAGGTGGCGGAGGCATTCACCCACCTCGGCTTCCCCGACTACTTCCGGGTGGAGCTCTCATGGGCCAAGCTCCTCGGCGTGGTGCTGCTGCTGGCGCCGGTGCCGGCGCGGCTCAAGGAGTGGGTCTACGCCGGCTTCGCCATCGACCTCACTTCGGCGCTCATCGCCCACCTCTCGGTGGGGGATGGCCCGCAGGCGTGGGGCTGGGCGGCGGCCGCCGGCGTGCTCTGGGGGCTTTCGTACTTCATCTGGCACCGCCGCGCGCTGCCGGTGCACCGGGATTTGACGTAA
- a CDS encoding DoxX family protein, translating into MNILLWVLQLALALLCLSGGAYKAFKFDELANQMRALSHGGWRALGVFEMFCGILLIVPAAAKWMPLLTPLAATALALETLALAVVYARYSRQLTAANPLVWSAMMGLMAAFVAYGRYALRPLA; encoded by the coding sequence ATGAACATCCTGTTGTGGGTCCTGCAGCTCGCGCTCGCCTTGCTCTGCCTGTCGGGGGGAGCATACAAAGCGTTCAAGTTCGACGAGCTCGCCAACCAGATGCGCGCGCTCTCGCACGGCGGATGGCGCGCGCTCGGCGTATTCGAGATGTTCTGCGGGATCCTGCTGATCGTCCCGGCCGCTGCGAAGTGGATGCCGCTCCTGACCCCGCTCGCCGCCACGGCGCTGGCGCTGGAAACCCTGGCCCTCGCCGTGGTGTACGCGCGGTATTCGCGCCAGCTGACCGCTGCCAACCCGCTGGTCTGGAGCGCCATGATGGGGCTGATGGCGGCCTTCGTGGCCTACGGGCGGTACGCGCTCAGGCCGCTGGCGTGA
- the guaA gene encoding glutamine-hydrolyzing GMP synthase: protein MAAHETIVVLDFGAQTTQLIARRVRGLRVHSQVLPGETRVARVRDLAPKGLILSGGPASTYMARAPRFDPRLLELGVPVLGICYGMQLLAQHLGGSVEAATVREFGPATMGHEETALFAGLAAQETVWMNHGDAVRALPPGFTVIGRTEGCVHAAIQDPARQLYGLQFHPEVAHTPRGEQVLANFVLRLCGCRGDWTPENLAADLQQDIRERVGTERVLAAVSGGVDSTVLAVLLHRSLPGQVETLFVDSGLLRSGEADEVRQRYERLGIALRVVDAGDAFLETLAGVEDPEEKRRRIGHTFVRAFEAAVRELPPLQFLAQGTLYPDVIESGVPGGHSTTIKTHHNVGGLPADMPFTLLEPLRDLFKDEVRRLGAELGIAAGILGRHPFPGPGLAVRILGPVTRERLEILRQCDAIFLHALQESGWYERTWQAFAVLLPVQSVGVMGDGRTYENVVALRAVDSLDGMTADWTRLPAELLAQVAGAITNQVRGVNRVVYDISSKPPSTIEWE, encoded by the coding sequence ATGGCCGCACACGAAACCATCGTGGTCTTGGACTTCGGTGCCCAGACCACCCAGCTCATCGCACGGCGCGTGCGGGGCCTGCGCGTGCACTCCCAGGTCTTGCCGGGGGAGACGCGGGTGGCGCGTGTGCGCGACCTCGCTCCCAAAGGCCTCATCCTCTCCGGCGGCCCCGCGAGCACCTATATGGCGCGGGCGCCGCGTTTCGATCCGCGCCTCCTCGAACTCGGCGTCCCCGTTCTCGGCATCTGCTACGGGATGCAGCTCCTGGCGCAGCATCTGGGCGGGAGCGTGGAGGCGGCGACGGTGCGCGAGTTCGGCCCGGCGACGATGGGGCACGAGGAAACAGCGCTCTTCGCCGGCCTTGCCGCGCAAGAAACCGTGTGGATGAACCACGGCGACGCCGTGCGTGCCCTGCCGCCTGGTTTCACCGTGATCGGGAGGACCGAGGGCTGCGTCCACGCCGCGATTCAAGATCCGGCGCGCCAGCTTTACGGCTTGCAGTTCCATCCCGAAGTGGCGCACACGCCCCGGGGCGAGCAGGTGCTCGCCAACTTCGTCCTTCGCCTCTGCGGCTGCCGCGGTGATTGGACACCGGAGAACCTGGCCGCCGATCTGCAGCAGGACATTCGCGAGCGGGTGGGTACGGAGCGTGTTCTAGCCGCCGTCTCCGGCGGCGTCGACAGCACCGTCCTCGCCGTCCTCCTGCACCGCTCGCTTCCGGGCCAGGTGGAAACGCTCTTCGTCGATAGCGGCCTGCTTCGCTCCGGCGAAGCAGACGAAGTGCGCCAGCGCTACGAGAGGCTCGGCATCGCGCTCCGCGTCGTCGATGCCGGCGACGCCTTCCTGGAGACACTGGCGGGGGTCGAAGACCCCGAGGAGAAAAGGCGCCGCATCGGCCACACCTTCGTCCGCGCCTTCGAGGCCGCCGTCCGCGAGCTGCCGCCGCTCCAGTTCCTCGCCCAGGGCACGCTCTACCCCGACGTCATCGAGAGCGGCGTTCCCGGCGGGCACTCCACCACGATCAAGACGCATCACAACGTCGGCGGGCTCCCGGCGGACATGCCCTTCACCCTCCTCGAGCCTTTACGCGATCTCTTCAAGGACGAGGTGCGCCGGCTCGGCGCCGAGCTCGGCATCGCGGCCGGAATCCTGGGGCGCCATCCCTTCCCGGGGCCAGGGCTCGCAGTCCGCATCCTGGGACCGGTGACGCGCGAGCGGCTGGAGATCCTGCGCCAGTGCGACGCGATCTTTCTCCACGCCTTGCAAGAAAGCGGCTGGTACGAGCGTACCTGGCAGGCTTTCGCCGTGCTCTTGCCGGTGCAGAGTGTCGGCGTCATGGGCGACGGCCGTACCTATGAGAACGTCGTGGCGCTGCGCGCCGTCGACAGCCTGGACGGCATGACCGCCGACTGGACCCGCCTGCCCGCGGAGCTCCTGGCGCAGGTCGCAGGCGCGATCACCAACCAGGTGCGCGGCGTCAACCGCGTGGTCTACGACATCAGCTCGAAGCCGCCGAGCACGATCGAGTGGGAGTAG
- a CDS encoding SRPBCC family protein produces the protein MTDREQYTPGPASGAQILKEGEKWTLLLVRELRHPPAMVWQALTDPAHLSEWAPFDADRNLAAVGPVTLSTVGTPTPQVSLTTVKRAEAPRLLEYSWGGSDLRWELEPLGSGTRLTLWHSIDRRFISWGAAGWHICFDVLERLLAGEPMGRIVGPEVMNFRGWQRLNAEYAKQFRVEAHGGPPNAPKP, from the coding sequence TTGACCGATCGTGAGCAGTACACACCGGGTCCGGCAAGCGGGGCGCAGATCCTCAAGGAAGGCGAGAAATGGACGCTCCTTCTCGTCCGCGAGCTCCGTCATCCGCCGGCGATGGTGTGGCAGGCGCTGACCGATCCTGCGCACCTGTCCGAATGGGCGCCGTTCGACGCCGATCGGAACCTGGCCGCTGTGGGGCCGGTGACGCTCTCGACCGTCGGGACGCCGACGCCGCAGGTCTCTCTGACCACCGTGAAGCGGGCCGAGGCGCCGAGGCTGCTCGAGTACAGCTGGGGTGGCAGCGACCTCCGTTGGGAGCTCGAACCGCTCGGCAGCGGCACGCGCCTCACGCTCTGGCACAGCATCGATCGCCGCTTCATCTCGTGGGGCGCCGCGGGCTGGCACATCTGCTTCGACGTCCTCGAGCGGCTCCTCGCGGGTGAGCCGATGGGACGCATCGTCGGCCCCGAGGTCATGAATTTCCGCGGCTGGCAGCGATTGAACGCCGAGTACGCCAAGCAGTTCCGCGTGGAGGCCCACGGTGGGCCGCCCAACGCCCCGAAGCCTTGA
- the purN gene encoding phosphoribosylglycinamide formyltransferase produces the protein MEREVRVGVLASGRGSNLEALWRAEQAGTLGARLVAVASDHRTAPALQLAARFGLPALAVDAGPRRGRMTAVAEAEIVAFLRAQRVDLVCLAGFMRLLGTPLLEAYPGAILNIHPSLLPSFPGLEAQARALEHGVKVAGCSVHFVDAGVDTGPIVAQATVPVHEDDTPETLAARILEQEHRLYPYAVRLWAEGRLQVRDRRVFIREPSLGSSGRSREERS, from the coding sequence GTGGAGCGCGAGGTCCGGGTCGGCGTTCTGGCGTCCGGCCGCGGTTCGAATCTCGAAGCGTTGTGGCGTGCCGAGCAAGCCGGCACGCTCGGAGCGCGTCTCGTCGCCGTCGCGAGCGACCACCGCACCGCGCCGGCGCTGCAGCTGGCGGCGCGCTTCGGGCTCCCCGCCCTCGCCGTCGATGCCGGGCCGCGTCGCGGTCGCATGACGGCGGTAGCCGAGGCGGAGATCGTCGCCTTCCTGCGCGCGCAGCGTGTCGATCTCGTCTGCCTCGCAGGCTTCATGCGGCTGCTCGGGACACCGCTCCTCGAAGCCTACCCGGGCGCCATCCTCAACATCCATCCGTCGCTGTTGCCGAGCTTCCCGGGCCTCGAAGCGCAGGCTCGAGCGCTGGAGCATGGCGTCAAGGTGGCGGGGTGCAGCGTGCACTTCGTCGACGCCGGTGTCGATACGGGTCCCATCGTGGCGCAGGCCACCGTGCCGGTGCACGAAGACGACACGCCGGAAACGCTGGCGGCCCGCATCCTGGAGCAAGAGCATCGTCTCTATCCGTACGCCGTCCGCCTGTGGGCCGAAGGCCGTCTGCAGGTGCGGGACCGGCGCGTGTTCATCCGCGAGCCGAGCCTCGGTAGCAGCGGCCGCAGCCGGGAGGAACGATCCTGA
- a CDS encoding metalloregulator ArsR/SmtB family transcription factor: MESSFATIAEPNRRAILSLLASSERSVGEIERRLRMPQTSVSKHLRVLREAGFVESRVEAQRRVYRLLPEPLMEVDAWLAPFRRFWAAHVDALERHLDRMDRSTPTKRRSRR, encoded by the coding sequence ATGGAGTCATCATTCGCCACCATCGCGGAGCCGAACCGCCGGGCCATCCTCAGCCTGCTGGCGTCCTCGGAGCGCTCCGTCGGCGAGATCGAGCGCCGGCTGCGGATGCCTCAAACTTCGGTGTCCAAGCACCTCCGCGTGCTGCGCGAGGCCGGCTTCGTGGAGTCGCGCGTCGAAGCCCAGCGGCGCGTCTATCGGCTCCTGCCCGAGCCGCTCATGGAGGTCGATGCCTGGCTCGCGCCGTTCCGGCGCTTCTGGGCGGCCCACGTGGATGCGCTCGAACGCCACCTCGACCGCATGGATCGATCCACACCAACGAAACGGAGAAGCAGGCGGTGA